In Plasmodium chabaudi chabaudi strain AS genome assembly, chromosome: 9, the following proteins share a genomic window:
- a CDS encoding 60S acidic ribosomal protein P1, putative has translation MAAVPVAELPECEKQELLCTYAALILHEEKMSITNDNIVKLIKKSNNTVLPYLPMLFEKALKGKDIEGLLSNLSVGGGAPAAAAQVATEKADDGKKESKKEEKVEEEEEEDDLGFSLFG, from the exons ATGGCAGCCGTCCCAGTAGCAGAATTACCTGAATGCGAAAAACAGGAACTTTTATGTACCTACGCAGCTTTAATATTacatgaagaaaaaatgagTATAactaatgataatattgtaaagcttattaaaaaatcaaacaATACAGTTTTACCATACTTACCAATGCTTTTTGAAAAGGCATTAAAAGGAAAAGATATTGA GGGATTATTAAGCAACTTAAGTGTTGGTGGAGGTGCTCCAGCAGCTGCTGCACAAGTTGCCACTGAAAAAGCTGATGATGGCAAAAAGGAATCTAAAAAAGAAGAGAAAGTAGAAGaggaagaagaagaagatgATTTAGGCTTTTCATTATTCGGTTAG
- a CDS encoding early transcribed membrane protein — protein sequence MKLTKALYFIAFLLAINVFVPGSNNYVEAKPAKGNGNSLANKIKNNKVAFLATLMTTLALAVAGTTFGVMHIKKKGKGKKSPVPSSGKPAPVADNKPAPKAETPAKPTSNTPPPTKSYPPPTY from the coding sequence atgaaattaacaaaagcattatattttattgccTTTTTATTGGCCATAAACGTTTTCGTCCCAGGATCTAATAATTATGTTGAAGCTAAACCCGCAAAAGGCAATGGCAATTCTCTTgctaacaaaattaaaaataacaaagtTGCATTTTTAGCTACATTAATGACAACATTAGCATTAGCAGTAGCCGGTACCACTTTTGGTGTAatgcatattaaaaagaaagGAAAGGGTAAAAAATCACCAGTACCAAGTAGTGGTAAGCCAGCCCCCGTAGCAGATAATAAACCTGCACCCAAAGCAGAAACTCCCGCAAAACCAACTTCTAATACCCCTCCCCCAACAAAATCATACCCACCACCAACATACTAA
- a CDS encoding CIR protein yields MSSKLCKLLLDVDDLFTDGTVDVNKFNKLDSYKKYCPYENGKLRDCKNNYERINALGEYLYQKLPKNSDEFKGEGINNNLYIEFFMMWLGDKIFKVGKDYKSTLEESYEKNLKNITGKFEYWDALSSKEVYKDATIVRMYIFYNLLNSICKTINELNKNLNNTDAESLKNYATKCLYLYRNIYESVKECKSYTHLLDSLKTIYEYIKSYKISNNISIEGHKKVVLFDATPSLTTSDYQNKYFIPNYETLSFSDEGCGRVKSKDEKDGKKGSLPDLQNTLQGPGKAKKTNTGNQKKPPLNAALLRQLEANKQKMKAQRKPRPQPRPPSAPAHTAAGKSPHVLPQSPMLPQAPANPAHQSQQGQQQSASSGASTPSPGTPKLGTPSSGTTLQSGTSSLSGATKSSTQVSSAASTPTTTTTTASITPGTSTITSACTTGSTNAVTSTCTTASTGMQNGVVTTHSNPINPKGNTSSQHTKQDAKQGDQNGDPGVKTGVKGDQGSSGSQGGGTGGSPVATDTNKGGTSGVAGGGKGSQLGDPSGGTRDPVSGAGSSSSGGLGIGQGDAATTKGDPGVGGGSGLGSTVNGTGTPSGGASGDKGKPSGVAGGGGNGDQRKPSDMSGSPVNVQGSSNDRTGDSGGGPGSGAGGTGGIAGDGKVDSSGGIGDQKNTGSQLGAGGNSGGGAVDGSGGGQGSKDPASVDPNHVAGSSGGGSKASGNPDPTHSPGASNGYWLSNWGTYLNPMSYIPSISDMYQAQKNIITNATNQVSSVYNRTMTIAQDAYDKTVNVAKDAYDKTVSIAKNAYGSAVTTVKNTYNSAVTNINYAYDTSTNYIGGVVNSVASQLNPFGTSASSDNQSGSGGTGSGSSTGSSPSNPPQIPNSDPNPSPLPSSSSSSSSTPPVTTQPQPPLTPDTPPNTQSTISQPQSVPTQDPLQSTVQKGGSSPAQSHGTDSSTDPSTQGNVSTTGIVVKINEKPSIWCIAPNKKCDLVGISVIGVSISIFLAIMYKYLSFGSAKNSKKAKNMKRVINSTSGKKQIQIIIKSSTKKKQTKKSIKPVYREKSPLLNIYKLMQADPMPFINLFFLLIFFVYKRKRDIIES; encoded by the exons ATGTCTAGTAAATTa TGTAAACTCCTTCTCGATGTTGATGATTTGTTTACCGATGGGACCGTCGATGTgaacaaatttaataagCTAGATTCATACAAAAAGTATTGTCCATATGAAAATGGAAAACTTCGcgattgtaaaaataattatgaaagaATTAACGCTTTGGGAGAATATTTATACCAAAAATTGCCTAAAAATTCTGATGAATTTAAAGGGGAAggaattaataataaccTGTATATTGAGTTTTTTATGATGTGGCTAGgcgataaaatatttaaggTAGGCAAAGACTATAAATCAACTCTGGAAGAAtcttatgaaaaaaatctaAAGAATATTACAGGAAAATTTGAATACTGGGATGCTTTAAGTAGCAAAGAAGTTTATAAGGATGCTACTATTGTGAGaatgtacatattttataacttaCTTAATAGTATATGTAAAACAATTAATGAATTGAACAAAAACCTAAATAATACTGATGCCGAGAGtcttaaaaattatgccACCAAATGTCTTTACttatatagaaatatttatgagtCTGTTAAAGAATGTAAATCATATACGCATTTATTGGATAgtttaaaaacaatatatgaatatataaaatcgtataaaattagtaataatattagtaTTGAAGGTCATAAAAAAGTTGTATTATTTGATGCTACTCCATCTCTTACAACGTCTGATTatcaaaacaaatattttatacctAATTATGAAACACTTAGCTTTAGTGATGAAGGGTGTGGAAGAGTGAAATCAAAGGATGAGAAAGATGGGAAAAAAGGTTCATTACCAGATTTACAGAATACACTACAAGGCCCTGGGAAAGCTAAAAAAACCAATACAGGAAATCAAAAAAAGCCTCCCCTAAATGCAGCATTGCTACGACAACTGGAAgcaaataaacaaaaaatgaaagcaCAAAGAAAACCACGACCACAACCACGACCACCATCGGCACCAGCACACACAGCAGCGGGAAAATCGCCACATGTACTACCACAATCTCCTATGCTACCGCAAGCACCTGCAAACCCAGCACATCAATCACAACAAGGACAACAACAATCTGCATCATCTGGAGCAAGTACTCCATCACCAGGCACACCAAAATTAGGTACACCATCATCAGGTACAACACTACAATCAGGTACATCATCATTATCAGGTGCAACAAAATCGAGTACACAAGTATCATCAGCTGCATCAACACCAACAACAACAACTACTACAGCCTCTATAACACCTGGAACAAGTACAATAACGTCAGCATGTACAACAGGATCAACAAATGCAGTAACATCAACATGTACAACGGCATCAACGGGTATGCAAAATGGAGTAGTAACCACTCATAGTAATCCAATAAATCCAAAAGGTAACACAAGTAGTCAACATACAAAACAGGACGCTAAACAAGGGGATCAAAATGGTGATCCAGGAGTCAAAACTGGTGTAAAAGGTGATCAAGGAAGTTCAGGTAGTCAAGGAGGAGGCACAGGTGGGAGTCCAGTAGCTACAGATACCAACAAAGGAGGTACAAGTGGTGTAGCAGGTGGTGGGAAAGGTAGTCAATTAGGAGATCCAAGTGGTGGAACAAGAGATCCAGTTAGTGGAGCGGGAAGTTCAAGTAGTGGTGGATTAGGTATTGGACAAGGAGATGCGGCTACCACTAAAGGAGATCCAGGTGTTGGAGGAGGTAGTGGATTAGGTAGTACAGTTAATGGAACAGGAACTCCAAGTGGTGGAGCAAGTGGCGATAAAGGAAAACCATCTGGTGTAGCAGGTGGTGGAGGGAATGGTGATCAAAGAAAACCATCTGATATGTCAGGAAGTCCAGTTAATGTACAAGGAAGTTCAAATGATAGAACAGGCGACTCAGGAGGTGGACCAGGTAGTGGAGCAGGAGGCACGGGTGGTATAGCAGGTGATGGAAAAGTCGATTCAAGTGGTGGAATAGGTGaccaaaaaaatacagGTAGCCAATTAGGTGCAGGCGGGAATTCAGGAGGTGGAGCAGTTGATGGATCAGGGGGTGGTCAAGGATCCAAAGATCCTGCTTCAGTAGATCCAAATCATGTGGCTGGGAGTTCAGGTGGTGGGTCAAAGGCATCAGGGAATCCGGATCCAACACATTCACCAGGAGCATCTAATGGATATTGGCTAAGCAATTGGGgaacatatttaaatccTATGAGTTATATACCTAGTATTTCCGATATGTATCAAGCTCaaaagaatattataacaaaTGCCACTAATCAAGTCAGTAGTGTATATAATAGAACTATGACAATTGCGCAAGATGCTTATGATAAAACTGTGAACGTTGCAAAAGATGCTTATGATAAAACTGTGAGCATTGCAAAAAATGCTTATGGCAGCGCTGTGACCACTGTAAAAAATACTTATAACAGCGCTGTGAccaatataaattatgctTATGATACATCTACTAATTATATTGGCGGTGTCGTTAATAGTGTGGCTAGCCAGTTGAATCCATTTGGTACTTCGGCATCAAGTGATAATCAATCTGGGTCAGGTGGTACAGGGAGTGGCTCATCCACAGGAAGTAGCCCATCAAACCCGCCACAAATTCCAAATTCAGATCCAAATCCGTCACCACTACCATCATCgtcatcatcatcatcatccACGCCACCAGTAACTACACAGCCTCAACCCCCATTGACACCAGATACACCACCAAACACACAATCGACAATTTCACAGCCACAGTCTGTCCCGACACAAGATCCATTACAAAGCACAGTTCAAAAAGGTGGATCTAGCCCTGCACAAAGCCATGGTACAGATTCTAGTACAGATCCATCAACCCAAGGGAATGTAAGTACAACTGGAATTGTTGTTAAAATAAACGAGAAACCATCAATATGGTGTATAGCACCAAATAAGAAATGTGACTTAGTGGGTATTAGTGTTATAGGAGTTTcaatatccatttttttagcaATTATGTATAAG tatttatcatttggaTCGGCAAAAAATTCGAAGaaagcaaaaaatatgaaaagaGTTATAAATTCAACTAGTGGAAAAAAGCAAatccaaataattataaaatcatctactaaaaaaaaacagactAAAAAATCTATAAAACCCGTTTATAGGGAAAAATCTCCattgttaaatatatacaaacttATGCAGGCCGATCCTATgccatttattaatttattttttttgttgattttttttgtctataaaagaaaacgaGATATTATAGaatcataa
- a CDS encoding fam-b protein: MQANSFDLNDFYESSLNRLDKCNGGNYDEGEKIYTKEIIYLREKKYKYSKILSKLKDIERDVGGIIHDITNQLETLKKENDNNREYELAVVPNIEKRLIKKDASLLASNYENLTEWEHRENILNINDKYFENKYDEIVSGDGYDIIKGDSEFDETYKDLMKNNVLLGAVALLCLLTGGFAIPLVLLLLPKARYSIKKLWKLRKLSKKKLLAVK, translated from the coding sequence ATGCAAGCAAACAGTTTCGACTTAAATGATTTTTACGAATCGAGTTTGAATCGTTTAGATAAATGTAATGGGGGAAATTATGATGAaggagaaaaaatatatactaaagaaattatatatttgcgcgaaaagaaatataaatatagtaaaatattatccaaattaaaagatataGAGCGTGATGTGGGAGGGATAATTCATGATATTACGAACCAATTAGAAACattgaaaaaagaaaacgaTAATAATAGGGAATATGAATTAGCAGTGGTAccaaatatagaaaaaaggctaataaaaaaggatgCATCTCTACTTGCAtcaaattatgaaaatttaacaGAATGGGAACATCGTGAAAATATCttgaatataaatgacaaatactttgaaaataaatatgatgagATTGTTTCAGGAGATGGTTATGATATCATCAAGGGTGATTCAGAATTTGATGAAACGTACAAAGATCTCATGAAGAATAATGTATTACTCGGCGCAGTTGcattattatgtttattgACAGGAGGTTTTGCAATACCATtggttttattattactgcCGAAAGCGAGATACAGCATTAAGAAATTGTGGAAACTCAGGAAATtatccaaaaaaaaattacttgCGGTAAAGTag
- a CDS encoding fam-b protein, with amino-acid sequence MRVRILKSVFFSIIICSYEYVKNELYFINERNIYLERNIINFINNRILANADNQFDLYDFYQSTSNIASQFSDCDDDDEEMIRLRNDIASRIKSHKKNNTLHNLNNVDETTRNLIYKLQKELEETKRELDNIRNDKLSTQPMQDKRVIKRDENISVSGHEDFKQLENEGTTLETEYYNFEDEYNKITSSERYDRIKMDENYKKSCRDFFKKTFVAFATYAAILPTGSCTLAIIFTPYLFSVLKSFYKNMKLFNKAQKLRK; translated from the exons ATGAGAGTCAGAATTTTAAaatctgtttttttttcaattattatttgctcTTATGAATATGTCAAAAAT GAATTATACTTTATAAACGAAAGAAACATATACCTTGAaaggaatataataaattttataaataataggaTATTAGCAAATGCAGACAATCAATTCgatttatatgatttttatcaatCAACTTCGAATATTGCAAGTCAATTTAGTGACTGTGATGACGATGATGAAGAAATGATACGTCTTCGAAATGATATTGCTTCACGTATAAAGagtcataaaaaaaataatacattacacaatttaaataatgtagATGAAACAACGAGAAACTTAATTTATAAGCTTCAAAAAGAATTAGAAGAAACAAAAAGGGAGCTCGATAATATAagaaatgataaattatcGACACAGCCGATGCAAGATAAAAGAGTAATAAAAAgggatgaaaatatttctgtATCAGGACATGAAGATTTTAAACAATTGGAAAATGAAGGAACTACTTTGGAGActgaatattataattttgaagatgaatataataaaattacatCAAGCGAACGTTATGatagaataaaaatggatgaaaattataaaaaatcatgTAGAGATTTCTTTAAGAAGACTTTTGTGGCTTTCGCAACTTATGCGGCGATATTGCCAACAGGATCATGTACCTTAgcaataatatttacacCGTATCTTTTTTCTGTACTTAAGAgcttttataaaaacatgAAACTTTTCAATAAAGCACAAAAATTGCGAAAATGA
- a CDS encoding erythrocyte membrane antigen 1: MKRMSLGLISSIIFSIALASASSCSKSTTGCFSFLKKIIKRSHKTIDEPVEVKDKEEYDPNIPDIKHVDEYNPTLIEIYKVPQIRLSEPFTSETDGTTVDKVTGFLRRENDPKRKGCYFRPYEEDYEHMTKVSFIPLKNNYQSNQKNEYKQSDVPPPVPKMPKKHELPKKHELPEKQELPEQELSTIYEEESSTLYEDTEELNEVTSYLGDGENEKGDEKIENDREYAEIENDIEYAQIESQDEIENESKIEYEQIENDREYAQIESDREYEQIENDREYEQIESDIEYAQIESHDEIENESKIEYEQIENDREYAQIESDIEYEQIESHDEIENESKIEYEENENDREYAQIENDIEYEQIENDIEYAQIENDREYAQIENDREYEQIESDIEYEQIESQDEIENESKIEYEENENEGDNIVEYKENENEGEVENNVNGDEIEEIENDREYAQIENDIEYEQIENDREYAQIENDREYEQIESDIEYEQIENQDEVEENENQDELENNVNGDEVENNANGDEVEEIENEDEVENNEHDSEYEQIENNDEVENNVNEGEVEEIENHDEVEEIENHDEVEEIENHDEVEEIENHDEVEEIENQDEVENNVNGDEIEEIENKDDVENENNDEVEQIENQDEIENENKYEVENNVNGDEVEEIENEDEVENNEHDGEYEQIENQDEVENENNDEVEQIENQDEIENENKYEVENNVNEGEVENENNDEVENNVNGDEVEEIENHDEVEEIENQDEVENENNDEVENNVNGDEVEEIENQDEVENENNDEVEQIENQDEIENENKDEVEQIENQDEIENNENKDEVEEIENKIECEESENKDAIEENENKAEYEQIENQDEIKNENKDEVENNVNGDDVEEIENEGEVENENKDEVEQIENQDKVESENKDTIEEIENKIEYEENENKVEYEQIESEDKVESNEHDGEYEQNENKVEYEQIESEDKVESNEHDGEYEQNENKVEYEQIESEDKVESNEHDGEYEQNENKDEMKDNENQDGVEENKNRDELENNVNGDEVEIENKIECEQIENQDKIESENKDEAENENKAKCEESENKDEAENENKAKCEESENKDEAENENKAKCEESENKDEAKNENKAKCEESENKDEAKNENNDEVEKNEIEGDSDDPESFVGDSECESDDPESFVGDSECESDDPESFVGDSECESEDAESFVGESECESEDAESFVGESECESEGEE, translated from the coding sequence aaaaataataaagagaAGCCATAAGACGATAGATGAACCAGTTGAAGTTAAAGACAAGGAGGAGTATGACCCTAATATCCCAGATATCAAACATGTAGATGAATACAATCCAACGTTAATAGAAATTTATAAAGTACCTCAAATTAGATTAAGTGAGCCCTTTACCTCAGAAACCGATGGTACTACCGTTGATAAAGTGACAGGATTTTTAAGAAGAGAAAATGACCCCAAGAGGAAAGGATGTTATTTTAGACCATATGAAGAAGACTATGAACATATGACTAAGGTTAGTTTTATACCTCTTAAGAACAATTATCAATCCAACCAAAAGaatgaatataaacaaaGTGATGTCCCCCCTCCAGTACCTAAGATGCCTAAAAAGCATGAATTGCCTAAAAAGCATGAATTACCTGAAAAACAAGAGTTGCCAGAACAAGAATTAAGTACAATATATGAAGAAGAGTCAAGTACGCTATATGAAGATACAGAAGAATTAAATGAAGTTACATCATATCTTGGAGATggagaaaatgaaaaaggaGATGagaaaattgaaaatgataGAGAATATGCagaaattgaaaatgatatagaATATGCACAAATTGAAAGTCAAGAtgaaattgaaaatgaaaGTAAAATCgaatatgaacaaattgaaaatgataGAGAATATGCACAAATTGAAAGTGATAGAgaatatgaacaaattgaaaatgatagagaatatgaacaaattgAAAGTGATATAGAATATGCACAAATTGAAAGTCACGAtgaaattgaaaatgaaaGTAAAATCgaatatgaacaaattgaaaatgataGAGAATATGCACAAATTGAAAGTGATATAgaatatgaacaaattgAAAGTCACGAtgaaattgaaaatgaaaGTAAAATCGAATATGAAGAAAACGAAAATGATAGAGAATATGCAcaaattgaaaatgatatagaatatgaacaaattgaaaatgatatagaatatgcacaaattgaaaatgataGAGAATATGCAcaaattgaaaatgatagagaatatgaacaaattgAAAGTGATATAGAATATGAGCAAATTGAAAGTCAAGAtgaaattgaaaatgaaaGTAAAATCGAATATGAAGAAAACGAAAATGAAGGTGATAATATAGTcgaatataaagaaaatgaaaatgaaggCGAAGTTGAAAACAATGTAAATGGAGATGAGATTgaagaaattgaaaatgataGAGAATATGCAcaaattgaaaatgatatagaatatgaacaaattgaaaatgataGAGAATATGCAcaaattgaaaatgatagagaatatgaacaaattgAAAGTGATATAGAATATGAGCAAATTGAAAATCAAGATGAAgttgaagaaaatgaaaatcaaGATGAACTTGAAAACAATGTAAATGGAGATGAAGTTGAAAACAATGCAAATGGAGATGAGGTTGAAGAAATTGAAAACGAAGACGAAGTTGAAAACAATGAACATGATAGTGAGTATGaacaaattgaaaataacgATGAAGTTGAAAACAATGTAAATGAAGGTGAGGTTgaagaaattgaaaatCACGATGAGGTTgaagaaattgaaaatCACGATGAGGTTgaagaaattgaaaatCACGATGAGGTTgaagaaattgaaaatCACGATGAGGTTgaagaaattgaaaatCAAGACGAAGTTGAAAACAATGTAAATGGAGATGAGATTgaagaaattgaaaataaagacgacgttgaaaatgaaaataacgATGAAGTTGAACAAATTGAAAATCAAGACgaaattgaaaatgaaaataaatatgaagttgaaaataatgtaaatggAGATGAGGTTGAAGAAATTGAAAACGAAGACGAAGTTGAAAACAATGAACATGATGGTGAGTATGAACAAATTGAAAATCAAGACGAagttgaaaatgaaaataacgATGAAGTTGAACAAATTGAAAATCAAGACgaaattgaaaatgaaaataaatatgaagtTGAAAACAATGTAAATGAAGGTGAagttgaaaatgaaaataacgACGAAGTTGAAAACAATGTAAATGGAGATGAGGTTgaagaaattgaaaatCACGATGAGGTTgaagaaattgaaaatCAAGACGAagttgaaaatgaaaataacgACGAAGTTGAAAACAATGTAAATGGAGATGAGGTTgaagaaattgaaaatCAAGACGAagttgaaaatgaaaataacgATGAAGTTGAACAAATTGAAAATCAAGAtgaaattgaaaatgaaaataaagatgaaGTTGAACAAATTGAAAATCAAGACGAAATTGAAaacaatgaaaataaagatgaagttgaagaaattgaaaataagaTCGAATGTGAAGAAAGTGAAAACAAAGACGCgattgaagaaaatgaaaataaagccgaatatgaacaaattgaaaatcaagatgaaattaaaaatgaaaataaagacgAAGTTGAAAACAATGTAAATGGAGATGATGTTGAAGAAATTGAAAACGAAGGCGAagttgaaaatgaaaataaagatgaaGTTGAACAAATTGAAAATCAAGATAAAGTTGAaagtgaaaataaagacaCGATTgaagaaattgaaaataaaatcgaatatgaagaaaatgaaaataaagttGAATACGAACAAATTGAAAGCGAAGACAAAGTTGAAAGCAATGAACATGATGGtgaatatgaacaaaatgaaaataaagttGAATACGAACAAATTGAAAGCGAAGACAAAGTTGAAAGCAATGAACATGATGGtgaatatgaacaaaatgaaaataaagttGAATACGAACAAATTGAAAGCGAAGACAAAGTTGAAAGCAATGAACATGATGGtgaatatgaacaaaatgaaaataaagatgaaaTGAAGGACAATGAAAATCAAGACGGagttgaagaaaataaaaatcgaGATGAACTTGAAAACAATGTAAATGGAGATGAGGttgaaattgaaaataagaTTGAATGTGAACAGATTGAAAATCAAGATAAAATTGAAAGTGAAAATAAGGACGAAgctgaaaatgaaaataaagctAAATGTGAAGAAAGTGAAAATAAGGACGAAgctgaaaatgaaaataaagctAAATGTGAAGAAAGTGAAAATAAGGACGAAgctgaaaatgaaaataaagccAAATGTGAAGAaagtgaaaataaagatgaagctaaaaatgaaaataaagccAAATGTGAAGAaagtgaaaataaagatgaagctaaaaatgaaaataatgacgaagtcgaaaaaaatgaaatcgAAGGCGACAGTGACGATCCAGAATCATTTGTCGGAGACAGTGAATGCGAAAGTGACGATCCAGAATCATTTGTCGGAGACAGTGAATGCGAAAGTGACGATCCAGAATCATTTGTCGGAGACAGTGAATGCGAAAGTGAAGATGCAGAATCATTTGTCGGAGAAAGTGAATGCGAAAGTGAAGATGCAGAATCATTTGTCGGAGAAAGTGAATGCGAAAGTGAAGGTgaagaataa
- a CDS encoding fam-a protein, whose amino-acid sequence MNKGYIKVVFFVLSLFVYVNNKVYAAEPASKKGAPQNKATQAKPPQVKETQAKPPQVKETQAKPPQVKETQAKPSQVKETQAKPSQVKETQAKPSQVNPTQATPSPSSTDKVSSDSVTLENDELDELYEQNKNLLCKYPEETEKVTKVMDEAIEALQVHARSVYGYTTYCRHDNDATSYYKQVENTDIGKLVLKFPDPNRYNEIINILWDPNGAKVYDENFIEGKVIRVYNPNLAMIQKRYDSPSLEFHGYFYALAKKVKVSENVTIITFSSANLDDHNSKDKEKYTNPLLKEINTFKTYINSDNYIRCGKLRKTFVNLAGFIIEKKDKHIDIICISSMDYRAPDGLSHVSKNVMLEGLATFIKLKQLLLKK is encoded by the exons ATGAATAAAGGATACATTAAAgtcgttttttttgttttaagtTTGTTCGTATATGTGAACAATAAAGTCTATGCAGCCGAGCCCGCTTCAAAAAAAGGTGCACCCCAAAATAAGGCAACTCAAGCTAAGCCACCTCAAGTTAAGGAAACTCAAGCTAAGCCACCCCAAGTTAAGGAAACTCAAGCTAAGCCACCTCAAGTTAAGGAAACTCAAGCTAAGCCATCTCAAGTTAAAGAAACTCAAGCTAAGCCATCTCAAGTTAAAGAAACTCAAGCTAAGCCATCTCAAGTTAATCCAACTCAAGCTACACCATCCCCAAGTTCTACAGACAAAGTTAGTTCAGACAGTGTTACtttagaaaatgatga GTTGGatgaattatatgaacAGAATAAGAACttattatgtaaatatcCTGAAGAAACAGAAAAAGTAACAAAGGTTATGGATGAAGCTATAGAGGCTTTACAGGTACATGCTAGAAGTGTATATGGTTACACCACATATTGTAGACATGATAATGATGCAACCTCATATTATAAACAAGTTGAAAATACCGACATTGGAAAGCTTGTTCTTAAATTCCCTGATCCCAATAGG tataatgaaataataaacatacTATGGGATCCCAATGGCGCCAAAGTTTACGATGAGAATTTTATTGAAG gaAAAGTTATACGTGTATACAATCCAAATTTAGCAATGATCCAAAAACGCTACGATTCTCCGTCGCTAGAATTTCACGGATATTTTTACGCTTTAGCTAAAAAAGTCAAG gTATCAGAAAACGTAACTATAATAACCTTTTCTTCAGCAAATTTAGATGATCATAACTCGaaagataaagaaaaatatacaaaccCTCTTTTAAAGGAAATAAACACATTTAAAACCTACATTAATTCTGATAACTATATTCGATGTGgaaaattaagaaaaacTTTTGTTAACTTAGCCGGATTTAtcattgaaaaaaaagataaacaCATTGATATCATATGTATTAGCTCT atGGATTATCGTGCACCAGATGGGCTAAGTCATGTGTCTAAGAATGTTATGCTAGAAGGATTGGCgacttttataaaattaaaacaacTTTTGTTAAAGAAgtag